CATTTTCCAAAATAGCTTTTCTATAAATACCTTCTTCTTCTATTTTAGTTTTTTGACTTTGTAACTGCTCTTGTGTAGCACTTAACTCTTCAAGATTCTGACGCAACTCTTCTTCTGTAGCCAAAAGCTCTTCTTGTTGAGTTTGAATTTCTATTTCTGCCTTTTTTTGAGAGTTATAGTTAGNNNNNNNNNNNNNNNNNNNNNNNNNNNNNNNNNNNNNNNNNNNNNNNNNNNNNNNNNNNNNNNNNNNNNNNNNNNNNNNNNNNNNNNNNNNNNNNNNNNNAACCAAAGCTAGTACTGATAGCGTCTAGCTGAGATTTATTGAGCAAGAATGTTTCTTGTAATTGTTCTTGTGTAGCATTTAATTCTTCTAAATTTTGTCTTAATTCTTCTTCTGTCGCTTGTAGCTGTTCGTGTTTGGTTTGGATTTCAAACTCTTGTTCTTTCTTATCTGTAATCAGATAGCGAATAGAAAGATAGCTAGTAATTTTTTTATTGTCGTCAAACATTGGATTGATAACAGTATCTACCCAATAGTAAGACCCATCTTTGGCTTTATTTTTCACCTCTGCTCTCCACGTTTTGCCTCTAGCAATATCTCGCCACATTTCTTTCCAAAATTCCTTTGGATGATGCCCAGAATTTACAATTTTATGGTCTTTTCCCAAGAGTTCTTCCTCTTTATATTTAGAGACTTGACAAAACTCTTCATTTACTTTCAGAATTTTTCCTTCTTTGTCAGCTATCGATACAATAGCACTTCTATCAATGGCATCTACTAAGGATTGTAATTGATTTTGACAGTTTTCTAGTTGTTCATAGATAGTCATAAGGCATTTGGTTTTGAGTGTATTATTTTCCTTAAAAGATTCTAAATTGCCTTAGAGTGGGAAGCTTTGAGTTTTTTATTTTTCTATTAAATACATTTAATGTAAGCAAAGGAAAACTCACTCTAGTCTAACAATTTAGTAGATAAGATGTAACTAAAATATGATAAAGTACAGGTTACACTATGACTTTTGACAGGTTTTGTTGGCAAAAGACTATTTTGTGTGAATTAGGATAGTTTTTTTATCTAATTTTAAAAAGTATTTGGGTTTGCTCTAAACTTCTTTTTTGACAAAAGATAAGCATTTAGTAAAGTGTATCTTTCTAGTTATCTAACACCAACCCTTTTAATTAATACATAAAAACAATATAACTATTTTTGAGCTATAATATGTTGTTTTTTTCGACAAAAGACAAATTTTATTATATACTAACCTTTTATCCGCAAAATAATATTTTCAATAACTCTAGTTACAGCCTTTTTATCTATTCCACAAAAACTATACTGTTCTTGTTGTGAGGCGTGTGAAATAATTTGGTCTGGGATGCCTAAAATATCAATACTTTCTAATCTCTTTGTATAATTGTTCTCATTCAGAAATTCTAAAATAGCACTTCCAAAACCTCCTATTTTACTCCCATCTTCTATTGTAATAATATTTTTGACACTCTCAAAAGTCAAAATTTTGTGTAAAATATCCTCATCTAAAGGTTTACAAAAACGCATATCGTAATGTGCTATTTTGTTTCTATATTTTTCTTCTTGTTCTAAAATATTAATAGCATCTTTGGCGAAATTTCCAACAATTCCGTAGGAAAGAAGTACAATTTTACTCTGTTTATTTACTTCTTTGATAGCTCTTGCTTTTCCCACTTCTATTTCTTCAAAATCGTATTTCAAGTCATTCTTTTCTAATAAAAAACCCTCTCCACGAGGATAACGAATTGCAAAAGCTGTCTTATTTTTATCTAATTGAGCAGAAAAAAGCATATTTTGAAACTCAATTTCATCCATTGGAGCTGCCAAAACAAGGTTTGGAATCGGACGGAGGTAAGCTATATCATAAACACCTTGATGTGTTGCACCATCATTTCCAACAAGTCCTGCTCTGTCTATACAAAATATAACTTTGAGTTCTTGTAAACAAACATCATGAATAATTTGGTCGTAACTGCGCTGTAAAAAAGTAGAATAAATCACACAAAAAGGTAGCATTTTTTGTGTAGCCAAACCTGCCGAAAATGTAACAGCGTGTTGTTCTGCAATTCCGACATCAAAAAGTCGATGGGGAAACTGCTTTTGAAAATCTATGAGCGAACTTCCAGACGCCATTGCTGGCGTAATGGCTACAATTTTAGGGTTTTGTTTGGCTAGTTGTGTAATTGTTTTTCCAAAAACATCTTGAAATTTGAGAAACTGTTTTTTTTCTTTTTGGGGTGTTGAGGGGAGAAGTTTTCCTGTTTTAGTTTCAAATTTGGCTGGAGCATGCCACGAATTATATTGCGCTTCTATTTCTTTGCTCAATGCTGCATTTTCGACAATTCCTTTTCCTTTTATAGTTTTGATATGCAGAAAGTGAACGTTATTTGAATATAAATTTTGCTCTGTGTTTTGTTTTAGTTCTTCAAAAAAATCAAGCAAACTTTCTAAGTTGTGTCCATCGATAGAACCATGAAAATACCCTCCAAAAAACTCAAAAATAGAGGGTGGTTGAAATTCATTTTGTATGTCTTGTCTTGATTTGTTTTTTTTCCATTTCTGTTTGGAAAGCTGATAAAAATGACTTTTAAGTGTGCCTACATTAGGGTCAATAGACATTCCATTATCATTCAAAATTACCAAAATATTTGGCTTTATTCCATTCTCTATGTTATTTTGAAGATTATTGAGAGCTTCAAAGGGAAGTCCTGCTGTAAAAGCTCCATCTCCAATCACAGCTATATGCCAACGGTTTTTGATTTGCTCATCACTAGAAAAACTTGACGCCACAGCCATTCCCAAAATAGCTGAAATGGAAGTAGAAGAATGTCCTGTTCCGAAGTCGTCAAATTTGCTTTCTTTGATGGATGGAAAGCCAGAAAGACCGTTTGCTTGTCGGATGGTATGGAAATTTTCCTTGCGCCCTGTCAATAGCTTGTGAGCATAGGCTTGATGCCCCACATCCCAAACGAGCTTGTCAGATGGCTCTGTTCCTAAAAATTGAAAAACCTCATGCAGAGCCACTGTTAGCTCAATTACGCCCAAAGTTGCTCCCAAATGCCCACCGTTTTTTGCTACATGTTCGATAATAAATTGACGTAGTTCTTTACATTTTTGTTCTAGTTCTACAATATTTTGCTTAGGAATAGGCATTCTTGACGGTTTTTATGAGTCATGAACTCTCAACGAAGTTCAAGCCATCGTTGAAGTAGCTTGTAAATTAAAAAAAGGCAACTTTAATCATTTTAAAGTTGCCTTTTTGCTAATAAAAGAGTATTCAGAATTTACTACAAATTATGCAGAAAGACTGTTTACATATTTCATCAATTTAGATTTTTTGTTAGCAGCATTTTTCTTGTGGATGATATTGCGTTTTGCCAATTTATCTACCATCGCTACTACTTTAGGAAGCAATTCTTTTGCTTCTGTTGCATCAGTAGTATTTTTCAAACGCTTCATGAAAGTACGTGTCGTTTTTAACTGGTAACGGTTACGAAGACGTTTAGCTTCATTTGAACGAATGCGCTTAAGAGCTGATTTATGATTTGCCATTTAATTTTAAACTATTTTTGATGAGTTTCTAATCTTAAAAAAACATCAGATTAAAAAGAATTTTTTGAGTGAGTATCAATATTTATTGAGTAATACTAATACAAGGAAAAAAATCTAATTTCAATCCTAAATTTAATAAAAATAGAGCAATCTTATTATTAAATTACAGAACTCTTATTTTATGAGAGGAATAAAATAAAATTCTGATGAAAAGCAATTTTTGAAATATTCAGAAATTACTTTTCTTGATTATTCGTTTTAAAAACGATTTTTTGAATTGATTTCTTTTGGATAAACCTTTAAAGGTTTGTTATAGGCTCACATCTGAACCTATATGGAGCGCAAAGATACGAACTCCTCTTAATTTTTACAAATTACAAGTAACAAATTTGAAGGTAATACTATCCATTATTTCGATTAAAGAGAACGTTATTTTAGAGGACTGCAGATTAATAGATATTTGCTATTCTGTGACCCACAGAACAGGGAAAAAGTAATGTTCGTTGGTGTTTTGGTGTAGTGACACCAACAACTTTTTATTTCCTGTTCAGTACTTTAGTGTTATTTACCTCTTAATTTTACTTACAATTCTTCTCCACCACGACATATTCATATCGTCTGTTTCATAATATCCATACGAACCATATCCACCATACGAACCATAGCCATATACTCCCATAGCTTGAGCTTTCACATCATTGAAGATAATTCCTACATGTTGTAGCATTTCTTCTGCATAAATGCGTTCTAATCCTTTTAATTTTTCGATTGGAGTTCTGTCTTGTCGAACAATATAAACAGAAGCATCAGCATATTTTCCTAAAATAAGCGCATCACTTACCAAACCTAGAGGAGGAGTATCAATAACTACATAATCATATCTTTTCTTCAACTCACTAATAAGTTCGTCCATAGTATTTCCCATTAATAACTCAGCTGGATTTGGAGGCACTAAACCTGCTGCAATTACATCTAAGTTATCTATGGCTGTTGGTTGAATCACTTCATCTAATTCTTTACTTCCTATCAGATAGGTACTCAGTCCATCTTTGCTATACTCTCCATTTGGCATAGGCAAATACATTTGAGGTTTTCTCATATCTGCCACTATTAAAATAGCACGTTTTCCTGTTGATGCTAAAGAAATAGATATATTTGCAGAACAAAAAGATTTTCCTTCTCCAGATATAGATGAACTAATCATTAGAGTTTTGGCTCTATCTACACGCCCCATCAAAAATAATAGATTTGATCGTATTGAACGAAATGCCTCTGCTAAAGATGATTTAGGTTGCTCATGAAATAAAGGCGCATGATTTTGTTTCTTTTTCTTCTTAGAGTGCATTACTACACCCAGTATAGGTACGCTAGAAATATCTTTTACTTCTTCTAGTGTTTCAATAGTACTTCTAAAATAGTTTCTGACCTGTATAAGTCCAATAGGAAGGAGCAAGCCTAGAACTAATGCCATAATATAATTTTGTTTTGCATTAGGTGATATTGCACCATAATTGAAAGGAGGCTCTAATATTTGACTTTCTTCTCTAGCTGCAGCTTGTGCTATACTTGCCTCCATTCGTTTATTGAGAAGTAAAATATAAATCTCCTCATTGATTGTGTATAGCCTATTGATATTTACTAATTTGCGTTCTGCACTAGGCAAAGAACTTATTTGCCTATTTAATTCGCTTATTCTACTTTCTAAATCTTGAGCTGCAATCTTATCATTCGACTTAGTATTTTTCAAATGCTCTAAAAGTGATTCTTTTACTTTATCTATTTCTATATTGATTTCTAATAAGAAAGGGTTTTTGCTACTTCCTTTTTCCAAATATACTTCTCTTTGAATTTGTAAATCTACTAATCTACTAATGAGTGTATTTGCAATTCCATCTTCTACTCCTACTGCTGCAGGTGTTGTTATTCCTTTATAGTTGTCATTATCCTTAATATAAGTTATTAAGTAGTCAAGATACTTACCTTTCATTTGTAGTTTTCTCTGTTCCTCCTCTAAGTAAGTATATTGCTCTAGGTTGCGCCCAACAGCATTTTCTCCAACAATAAACTTATTATTAGTCCTAAAATTTTGTATTTTATCTTCTATCAAAAATAACGAATCTCTGATTTGAGCAAGTTGCTCATCTATAAAACCTATAGTACGTACAGCTTCTAGATTTTTATCCTCTAAACCGTATGCAATATACTCTTGCATAACAGCATTAATAAAGTCTTTAGCACGTTCTGGAACAGAAGATACTACATTGAGACGAATAATAGAGGCATCTTCTTCTGCATAGGCAGACAAACGCTTCGAAAAATTTCTAGCTAATGACGTTGGATTTGTAAATCGGAATCCATAAACACTTCCTTTTATTAAATTTTTATTCAAAATTTTGAAAGTAGTAGAACTTTCAGCGATTGTTTCCCCAAACTTATAGGTACGAGCTTGCTCCCATTCCTCATAGGAATTGATAAGTAAAAATGTTTTTTCATCTTCAAACTTAATCTTATAATTAGGAAGTTCTTTCAAAACACTGTCTGCATCGATATTTATAATTACCTCAAAAGGAGTATTTTTTTCTGGGTAAATCTCTGTGGTACGAATGCTACCCTCTTGATAATAATACACTCGCATATCCATTTTTTCGCAAACTCTTTTTATGAATGGATAAGAACGTATAAACTTTATTTCAGCAGACAGACGCTTACTTCCTCCAAACATATCTTCAGAATAAAGCAAAGCCACAGGTGAAGAGCCTTTTCTATTTTCTTTGATTTGAAGTGATGCACCTATTGTGTATATAGGTGTGGCATAATAGGTCTTCCACCATGCAATAGAAAGAGCTACTCCTACACAAAAAGCAATAAAGAATTTATTTTTCCAGAGTGTATAAAGTATTTTCTTAGGGCTAAAACTATCCTTTTTACTATCTAAAAGTATAGATTGAGAGTTTTTTCTTACTGCTCGCTGCTGTTCTTCTTGCTGTGATTGACCATTTGTAGTACTGTTTGCTGTAACAGTAACAACATCTTTTTGAATATCCAACTTTGTATATTTTTACTGAAATTGTATGATTAACTGCTCATTTTCCCTACATTCTTATCATTGAGCATTTTAGCCACAAAAATACAAAATTTTGCTATAAAAGTATTATATAAACAAAACATCTATCATTTCAACTAAAGACTAGCCCATAAAAAACTCTCTTTCTAAAATGTATAGAAAGAGAGTTTTAAGAATGTGTTTGTACTTATGTCTTTATAGAGTGATTCCCATAAACGACATAAATGCAAGTCCCATAAGTCCTGTAATGATAAACGTAATACCAAGACCACGTAAAGGAGCAGGAACATTTGAGTATCTCATTTTCTCACGAATAGCAGCAAGTGCAATGATAGCAATCCACCACCCAACACCAGAACCAAGACCATAAACTACCGATTGAGCAAGGTCATATTCTTTCTGTACCATAAAAAGTGAGCCACCCAAGATAGCACAGTTTACAGCAATTAGAGGAAGAAAAATTCCCAATGCGCCATAAAGTGATGGAGAAAAACGCTCAATAACCATTTCTACAAGCTGTACGATAGAAGCAATTACGGCAATAAACGTAATAAACTGTAAGAAGGTCAAATCTACTTTTGCAAACTCTTCACCTAAGCCAAACGTAGTGGCTAAAGCTCCTTCTTTGAGTAAATATTCTTGAATTAAATAGTTTACTGGACAAGTAACTCCCAAAACAAAGATTACTGCAAGTCCAAGTCCCATAGCTGTCGATACTTTTTTAGAAACTGCCAAGTAAGAACACATTCCTAAGAAGTAAGCGAAAACCATGTTTTCGATAAAAACCGAACGGATAAATATATTTATGTAGTCCATTTTATAAAATGAAGTTATGTAGTTATTTTTTGATTAAAATTTAAGGATATAAATTAATGGTCTTCTACATAACCATTGAAATAACGTTGTACCCAAATAATAATTCCGATAATGATAAACGCACCTACTGGGTTAGTCATAAGTCCATTATTAGGAATTGTTATACCTAATGCTTCACCAAGAGGGGCTACAATAGGAATATCTAAAAGCGTTCCTGAACCAAAAAGCTCTCTAAAAAAAGCAACTACTAAGATAACCCAAGCGTAGCCTAAACCACTACCAAAGCCATCTAGGGCAGAATCATAAGGCTTATTACCCATCGCAAAGGCTTCCAAACGTCCCATAATGATACAGTTGGTAATGATGAGTCCTACATAAACCCCTACAATTTTGGCAAGGTCATAAAAATAGGCTCTCAAAACTTGGTCAACTAAAATAACGAGCATTGCTACGATACCAAGCTGAACAATGATACGAATACGTCCTGGTATAACATTACGTAAAAGAGATACAATTACGTTTGAGCCAATAACTACAATCATTACAGCAGTCGCCATAACAAGAGTAGGAGCAATTTTGGCAGTAACGGCAAGAGCCGAACAAATTCCTAGTACCTGTACAGTAATTGGGTTAGAATCATCTAATGGGTCGGCTACCAAACGACGACGACGCTTTGAGAACAAATCTTCCGACTTCTTCTTTACTACGGTCGCTTCCATAGATGTAGCAGTTTCTGTTGCCATAGGGTTATATATTTTAATTTATTGAATAATTACTCAACAAATATTTTTATGATATTTAATTTTAGAGATTAATTTCTTTAACAGAATTACTTCACTAAAGCAATTTCTTCAAGTTCAGAAGAGTTATCAGCAGAAGATTTCTTTACCTTTTGAATGTAGTTTTCATACAAACCTAAGTAATTTTCAAGCATTGCATTAACACCACGAGCAGTAATTGTTGCTCCAGAAAGACCATCTACTTCATTTTTTGTCAATGCACCTGGTTCTACATTGCCTTCTCCCTTAATCATTTGTATCCCCACAAGTTTACCTGTTTCATCTGAAACAGTTTTTCCCTTGTAACGGTTTTCCACTTCTGAATCGGCGATACGTGCGCCCAATCCAGGAGTTTCTCCTTTGTGGTCAAATACAGCTCCTTTTACAGTTTTCATATCTGGTTCAAGAGCTATATATCCCCAAATATTATCCCAAAGCCCATTACCATAAACAGGAAGGATATAAGCTGTTACTTTACCAGCATCATCTTTAAATTTAAAAACAGGAAGAATTTTTTCACTTTTTTCCTTCTTCTTAAATTCCTTACGGATGCTTACTTTTTCAGGAATAATTTTTTCACCTTCTTGATTTGTGGTTTTCTCATCGCCATTAACATCTACTGCAATAGATTCGATGTGCTTTTCATAATAGGCATTTATTTCTGCACCTGTTTGACCTATTTTATCAAG
This Bernardetia sp. DNA region includes the following protein-coding sequences:
- the nqrE gene encoding NADH:ubiquinone reductase (Na(+)-transporting) subunit E, encoding MDYINIFIRSVFIENMVFAYFLGMCSYLAVSKKVSTAMGLGLAVIFVLGVTCPVNYLIQEYLLKEGALATTFGLGEEFAKVDLTFLQFITFIAVIASIVQLVEMVIERFSPSLYGALGIFLPLIAVNCAILGGSLFMVQKEYDLAQSVVYGLGSGVGWWIAIIALAAIREKMRYSNVPAPLRGLGITFIITGLMGLAFMSFMGITL
- the rpsT gene encoding 30S ribosomal protein S20, translated to MANHKSALKRIRSNEAKRLRNRYQLKTTRTFMKRLKNTTDATEAKELLPKVVAMVDKLAKRNIIHKKNAANKKSKLMKYVNSLSA
- a CDS encoding 1-deoxy-D-xylulose-5-phosphate synthase, whose translation is MPIPKQNIVELEQKCKELRQFIIEHVAKNGGHLGATLGVIELTVALHEVFQFLGTEPSDKLVWDVGHQAYAHKLLTGRKENFHTIRQANGLSGFPSIKESKFDDFGTGHSSTSISAILGMAVASSFSSDEQIKNRWHIAVIGDGAFTAGLPFEALNNLQNNIENGIKPNILVILNDNGMSIDPNVGTLKSHFYQLSKQKWKKNKSRQDIQNEFQPPSIFEFFGGYFHGSIDGHNLESLLDFFEELKQNTEQNLYSNNVHFLHIKTIKGKGIVENAALSKEIEAQYNSWHAPAKFETKTGKLLPSTPQKEKKQFLKFQDVFGKTITQLAKQNPKIVAITPAMASGSSLIDFQKQFPHRLFDVGIAEQHAVTFSAGLATQKMLPFCVIYSTFLQRSYDQIIHDVCLQELKVIFCIDRAGLVGNDGATHQGVYDIAYLRPIPNLVLAAPMDEIEFQNMLFSAQLDKNKTAFAIRYPRGEGFLLEKNDLKYDFEEIEVGKARAIKEVNKQSKIVLLSYGIVGNFAKDAINILEQEEKYRNKIAHYDMRFCKPLDEDILHKILTFESVKNIITIEDGSKIGGFGSAILEFLNENNYTKRLESIDILGIPDQIISHASQQEQYSFCGIDKKAVTRVIENIILRIKG
- a CDS encoding NADH:ubiquinone reductase (Na(+)-transporting) subunit D, which encodes MATETATSMEATVVKKKSEDLFSKRRRRLVADPLDDSNPITVQVLGICSALAVTAKIAPTLVMATAVMIVVIGSNVIVSLLRNVIPGRIRIIVQLGIVAMLVILVDQVLRAYFYDLAKIVGVYVGLIITNCIIMGRLEAFAMGNKPYDSALDGFGSGLGYAWVILVVAFFRELFGSGTLLDIPIVAPLGEALGITIPNNGLMTNPVGAFIIIGIIIWVQRYFNGYVEDH
- a CDS encoding PAS domain-containing protein is translated as MTIYEQLENCQNQLQSLVDAIDRSAIVSIADKEGKILKVNEEFCQVSKYKEEELLGKDHKIVNSGHHPKEFWKEMWRDIARGKTWRAEVKNKAKDGSYYWVDTVINPMFDDNKKITSYLSIRYLITDKKEQEFEIQTKHEQLQATEEELRQNLEELNATQEQLQETFLLNKSQLDAISTSFG
- a CDS encoding GumC family protein; this encodes MDIQKDVVTVTANSTTNGQSQQEEQQRAVRKNSQSILLDSKKDSFSPKKILYTLWKNKFFIAFCVGVALSIAWWKTYYATPIYTIGASLQIKENRKGSSPVALLYSEDMFGGSKRLSAEIKFIRSYPFIKRVCEKMDMRVYYYQEGSIRTTEIYPEKNTPFEVIINIDADSVLKELPNYKIKFEDEKTFLLINSYEEWEQARTYKFGETIAESSTTFKILNKNLIKGSVYGFRFTNPTSLARNFSKRLSAYAEEDASIIRLNVVSSVPERAKDFINAVMQEYIAYGLEDKNLEAVRTIGFIDEQLAQIRDSLFLIEDKIQNFRTNNKFIVGENAVGRNLEQYTYLEEEQRKLQMKGKYLDYLITYIKDNDNYKGITTPAAVGVEDGIANTLISRLVDLQIQREVYLEKGSSKNPFLLEINIEIDKVKESLLEHLKNTKSNDKIAAQDLESRISELNRQISSLPSAERKLVNINRLYTINEEIYILLLNKRMEASIAQAAAREESQILEPPFNYGAISPNAKQNYIMALVLGLLLPIGLIQVRNYFRSTIETLEEVKDISSVPILGVVMHSKKKKKQNHAPLFHEQPKSSLAEAFRSIRSNLLFLMGRVDRAKTLMISSSISGEGKSFCSANISISLASTGKRAILIVADMRKPQMYLPMPNGEYSKDGLSTYLIGSKELDEVIQPTAIDNLDVIAAGLVPPNPAELLMGNTMDELISELKKRYDYVVIDTPPLGLVSDALILGKYADASVYIVRQDRTPIEKLKGLERIYAEEMLQHVGIIFNDVKAQAMGVYGYGSYGGYGSYGYYETDDMNMSWWRRIVSKIKR
- the nqrC gene encoding NADH:ubiquinone reductase (Na(+)-transporting) subunit C; the encoded protein is MSKESNAYIVTFSIGMILVIAIVLGLVKEFTKDAQRQAVELDTQKQILSAIVPLDKIGQTGAEINAYYEKHIESIAVDVNGDEKTTNQEGEKIIPEKVSIRKEFKKKEKSEKILPVFKFKDDAGKVTAYILPVYGNGLWDNIWGYIALEPDMKTVKGAVFDHKGETPGLGARIADSEVENRYKGKTVSDETGKLVGIQMIKGEGNVEPGALTKNEVDGLSGATITARGVNAMLENYLGLYENYIQKVKKSSADNSSELEEIALVK